One window from the genome of Pseudonocardia hierapolitana encodes:
- a CDS encoding ABC transporter substrate-binding protein, with amino-acid sequence MSRRSALIGLGAAGLLVLSGCGGAPTSGGPASGEPSAAEAVYTEVTALTGTERRDRLVQLAAEEGNRLSIYTSMNADIADIVVPRFEQEFGIDVELYRADSETILQRTLQEASANFAGADVVETNATEMAIIASEGLTGDYAGEQRDKINEQFRYDGWTPTRFNIFAPAWNTGLVGADLVPRTWEDLADPKYDGILSLEVSDYDWYMTLYTHYQEQGMADADIDRLFADMVQGSKVAKGHSGQVELLSAGEFGVVAASYTYLTEKARAAGAPVDDQPFVEPVVARANGGGLMRSSEHPATAVLFMDWMLADGQGVILENGLTPAVMPDGTDPLAGHEVLPVDVQKLLDEGNEWSARYDEVVRGGEQLPEN; translated from the coding sequence ATGTCACGACGATCGGCGCTCATCGGCCTCGGCGCCGCCGGCCTGCTGGTGCTCTCCGGCTGCGGCGGCGCCCCGACCTCCGGCGGCCCGGCGTCCGGCGAACCGTCCGCTGCCGAGGCCGTCTACACCGAGGTCACGGCGCTCACCGGCACGGAGCGCCGCGACCGCCTCGTGCAGCTGGCGGCCGAGGAGGGCAACCGGCTGTCGATCTACACCTCGATGAACGCGGACATCGCCGACATCGTCGTGCCGCGGTTCGAGCAGGAGTTCGGCATCGACGTCGAGCTCTACCGCGCCGACTCCGAGACGATCCTGCAGCGCACCCTCCAGGAGGCGTCGGCGAACTTCGCGGGGGCCGACGTCGTCGAGACCAACGCGACCGAGATGGCGATCATCGCCTCGGAGGGGCTCACCGGGGACTACGCGGGCGAGCAGCGAGACAAGATCAACGAACAGTTCCGCTACGACGGCTGGACGCCTACTCGCTTCAACATCTTCGCGCCTGCCTGGAACACCGGCCTCGTCGGCGCCGACCTGGTCCCGCGCACGTGGGAGGACCTCGCCGACCCGAAGTACGACGGCATCCTGTCGCTCGAGGTCAGCGACTACGACTGGTACATGACCCTGTACACGCACTACCAGGAACAGGGCATGGCCGACGCGGACATCGACCGGCTCTTCGCGGACATGGTGCAGGGCTCCAAGGTGGCCAAGGGCCACTCCGGCCAGGTCGAGCTGCTCTCGGCCGGGGAGTTCGGGGTGGTCGCCGCCTCGTACACGTACCTGACCGAGAAGGCCCGGGCCGCCGGCGCCCCGGTGGACGACCAGCCCTTCGTCGAGCCGGTCGTCGCCCGCGCGAACGGCGGCGGCCTGATGCGCAGCAGCGAGCACCCGGCCACCGCGGTGCTGTTCATGGACTGGATGCTCGCCGACGGGCAGGGCGTGATCCTCGAGAACGGCCTGACGCCGGCCGTGATGCCCGACGGCACCGATCCGCTCGCCGGGCACGAGGTGCTGCCGGTCGACGTGCAGAAGCTCCTCGACGAGGGCAACGAGTGGTCCGCCCGCTACGACGAGGTCGTCCGCGGCGGCGAGCAGCTCCCCGAGAACTGA
- a CDS encoding ABC transporter permease: protein MATVTTPPRSGTPSPAGTSAGGGRASIARWRDTLLRPRTLVAVAVTVVVGYLALVPLGYLLLTTFTDADGFSLGGFARAYGDPRIGELIGNSLWFAVGSALLSLAVGTALAYFNVRTDVPFKALFFAASIIPLIIPGILYTIAWIFLASPTIGLLNSLLEPVFGPGTFDVFTVWGMIWVEGLHLSPIAFLFMVAAFRSTDPSLEESALMSGATRVQTFRRVTLPLVRPALLSAALIMLVRSLESFEVPALLGLQNGIYVFTSRIYQVLRSFPVDFAGAGALAVGLLAVAALGIWLSNVLSRDHGGGTITGKGFRPRPIDLGRWKPAVGGGILLYFFVTVLAPLLVLLYTALLPYYRPPSAEAFASMSLDNFVAVFNLPTVPTALRNSLLLGGGAATIVMALMAVAAWVVVRSGIPGRQVLDHIAFSPLVIPGLVLGVGIAFVYLRSPLPIYGTLLILLIAYCTRYLPYGMRYAVSGMQTVSAELEESAQVSGAGWWATFRRVLLPLIAPALVAGWVYIFVVSFRELSSSILLYTPGNEVLSISIWELYANARFGELSALGVIMVLILAVLVAVAYKVGARVGLKSD, encoded by the coding sequence ATGGCGACGGTGACCACGCCGCCCCGTTCCGGTACCCCGTCTCCGGCAGGCACCTCCGCCGGGGGTGGCCGGGCGAGCATCGCACGCTGGCGCGACACACTGCTGCGCCCCCGCACGCTCGTCGCGGTGGCGGTGACCGTCGTCGTCGGTTACCTGGCGCTCGTACCGCTGGGTTACCTGCTGCTGACCACCTTCACCGATGCCGACGGGTTCAGCCTCGGCGGCTTCGCGCGCGCCTACGGCGACCCGCGCATCGGGGAGCTGATCGGCAACTCGTTGTGGTTCGCGGTGGGGTCGGCGCTGCTGTCGCTCGCGGTCGGCACGGCGCTCGCCTACTTCAACGTCCGCACGGACGTGCCGTTCAAGGCCTTGTTCTTCGCCGCCTCGATCATCCCGCTGATCATCCCGGGCATCCTCTACACGATCGCCTGGATCTTCCTGGCCAGCCCGACGATCGGGCTGCTCAACAGCCTGCTGGAGCCGGTGTTCGGCCCGGGGACGTTCGACGTCTTCACGGTCTGGGGGATGATCTGGGTCGAGGGCCTGCACCTCTCGCCCATCGCCTTCCTGTTCATGGTGGCCGCCTTTCGTTCGACCGACCCCTCGCTGGAGGAGTCGGCGCTGATGAGCGGTGCCACCCGCGTGCAGACGTTCCGACGGGTCACCCTGCCGCTGGTCCGGCCGGCCCTGCTGTCGGCCGCGCTGATCATGCTGGTGCGTAGCCTGGAGAGCTTCGAGGTGCCGGCGCTGCTCGGCCTTCAGAACGGGATCTACGTGTTCACCAGCCGCATCTACCAGGTGTTGCGCAGCTTCCCGGTCGACTTCGCCGGGGCCGGAGCACTGGCCGTGGGCCTGCTCGCGGTGGCGGCGCTGGGGATCTGGCTGTCGAACGTGCTCTCGCGCGACCACGGGGGCGGGACGATCACCGGCAAGGGCTTCCGCCCGCGCCCGATCGACCTCGGCCGCTGGAAGCCGGCCGTCGGCGGCGGCATCCTGCTCTACTTCTTCGTCACGGTGCTGGCCCCGCTGCTGGTGCTGCTCTACACGGCGCTGCTGCCCTACTACCGGCCCCCGTCCGCCGAGGCGTTCGCGTCGATGAGCCTCGACAACTTCGTCGCGGTGTTCAACCTGCCGACGGTGCCCACGGCCCTGCGCAACTCGCTGCTGCTCGGCGGCGGGGCGGCCACGATCGTCATGGCGCTGATGGCCGTGGCCGCGTGGGTCGTCGTGCGCTCGGGCATCCCGGGCCGGCAGGTGCTCGACCACATCGCGTTCTCACCGCTGGTCATCCCGGGGCTGGTCCTCGGTGTCGGGATCGCGTTCGTCTACCTGCGCAGCCCGCTGCCGATCTACGGCACGCTGCTCATCCTGCTGATCGCCTACTGCACCCGCTACCTGCCCTACGGCATGCGCTACGCGGTGAGCGGGATGCAGACGGTCTCAGCCGAGCTGGAGGAGTCGGCGCAGGTCAGCGGGGCCGGTTGGTGGGCGACGTTCCGCCGCGTGCTGCTGCCGCTGATCGCGCCGGCGCTCGTGGCGGGCTGGGTCTACATCTTCGTGGTGAGCTTCCGCGAGCTCTCCTCCTCCATCTTGCTCTACACCCCGGGCAACGAAGTGCTCTCGATCTCGATCTGGGAGCTGTACGCCAACGCGCGCTTCGGGGAGCTGTCCGCCCTCGGCGTGATCATGGTGCTCATCCTCGCCGTGCTGGTGGCGGTCGCCTACAAGGTCGGCGCCCGCGTCGGCCTCAAGTCCGACTGA
- a CDS encoding ABC transporter ATP-binding protein, whose translation MLTIDNLVKTYAGEASRRAKSRSGTDRTAVANAAPARVFAVNDVSLEVGDGEMFTLLGPSGCGKTTTLRSVAGLERPDSGRIAVGERILFDGDGSRTTNVPANQRGLGMVFQSYAIWPHMTVFDNVAFPLQVRKRSARPGKREIQERVAKVLETMELGHLADRQATKLSGGQQQRLALARAIVIEPPLMLLDEPLSNLDAKLRESLRYELKRLQRELGITSIYVTHDQIEALALSTTIAVMKEGNVLQTGRPREVYERPNCRFVAEFIGTSNFLRGTVASREGDLVDVDTDAGRIRLESPVRVPVGEEVIAAVRPECFEISRTGWGNRPNEWSGTVTNRAFLGDAVDHIVRVGQGSIRVRGNPAISIEPGTEVHLATDPAKVTLVPVG comes from the coding sequence ATGCTGACCATCGACAACCTCGTGAAGACCTACGCGGGCGAGGCGAGCAGGCGCGCGAAGAGCCGCAGCGGCACCGACCGCACGGCGGTCGCGAACGCCGCGCCGGCGCGGGTCTTCGCGGTCAACGACGTCAGCCTGGAGGTGGGCGACGGCGAGATGTTCACGTTGCTCGGCCCTTCCGGCTGCGGCAAGACCACCACGCTGCGCTCGGTGGCCGGCCTGGAACGGCCCGACTCCGGCCGGATCGCGGTCGGCGAGCGGATCCTCTTCGACGGGGACGGCTCCCGCACCACGAACGTGCCCGCCAACCAGCGCGGGCTGGGCATGGTGTTCCAGTCGTACGCGATCTGGCCGCACATGACCGTGTTCGACAACGTGGCGTTCCCGCTGCAGGTGCGCAAGCGCTCGGCTCGGCCCGGCAAGCGCGAGATCCAGGAGCGCGTGGCCAAGGTGCTGGAGACCATGGAGCTCGGCCACCTCGCTGACCGCCAGGCCACCAAGCTCTCCGGCGGCCAGCAGCAGCGCCTGGCGCTGGCCCGCGCGATCGTCATCGAGCCACCGCTGATGCTGCTCGACGAGCCGCTGTCCAACCTCGACGCCAAGCTGCGCGAATCGCTGCGCTACGAGCTCAAGCGCCTGCAGCGTGAGCTGGGCATCACCTCGATCTACGTCACCCACGACCAGATCGAGGCGCTCGCCCTCTCCACCACGATCGCCGTGATGAAGGAGGGCAACGTCCTGCAGACCGGGCGCCCGCGCGAGGTCTACGAGCGCCCGAACTGCCGGTTCGTCGCCGAGTTCATCGGCACGTCGAACTTCCTGCGCGGAACGGTCGCGTCCCGTGAGGGTGACCTCGTCGACGTCGACACAGACGCGGGGCGCATCCGCCTGGAGTCGCCGGTGCGCGTGCCGGTGGGCGAGGAGGTCATCGCGGCGGTGCGCCCGGAGTGCTTCGAGATCAGCCGCACCGGCTGGGGAAACCGGCCCAACGAGTGGTCGGGCACCGTCACCAACCGCGCGTTCCTCGGCGACGCCGTCGACCACATCGTCCGCGTCGGCCAGGGCAGCATCCGCGTGCGCGGAAACCCCGCCATCTCCATCGAGCCAGGCACCGAGGTGCACCTGGCCACCGACCCGGCCAAGGTCACGCTCGTGCCGGTGGGCTGA
- a CDS encoding MFS transporter, with product MRWAPLLRNRDFLLFWSGVVLSQIGSRATVAASLWQVYELTGSIAATGLVGGAQAVALVVLSPLGGVLADRWDRRRLLQATQAVAMLAALGMAAVTFSGSVAAWHVVAGVLVTTAAATFDQPCRQALVPALVPRDVLPAAIALLNPSREVAVLTGPAIGGVLIAVSGPGLVYLLDGITYAALVLVLLAVRVPPLRKPADAPPPSIRTEMAEGVRYVRRRPIIWSLCGLDLLLTVFGAYRVLLPAFADRLDIGPTGYGLLSAAPSLGALLATYGIVQLVSRSRRLGRALLVATVAYGLVAIAFAQVTALMAAMAVILVLALLLGVFDATATTIRHAAVQLETPDELRGRVQSLYQITSRGGPALGDVVVGVAAGVLGPVVALSAGATIPVLAGIALFTRPNCVRDYTGISAPAPAREPG from the coding sequence ATGCGCTGGGCACCGCTGCTGCGCAACCGGGACTTCCTGCTGTTCTGGTCCGGGGTCGTGCTGTCGCAGATCGGCAGCCGGGCGACCGTCGCGGCGAGCCTGTGGCAGGTCTACGAACTGACGGGCTCCATCGCGGCCACGGGCCTCGTCGGGGGCGCGCAGGCCGTGGCGCTGGTCGTGCTCAGCCCCCTCGGCGGGGTGCTGGCCGACCGCTGGGACCGGCGACGGCTGCTGCAGGCCACGCAGGCCGTGGCGATGCTCGCCGCCCTCGGCATGGCCGCGGTGACGTTCTCGGGATCGGTGGCGGCCTGGCACGTCGTCGCCGGCGTGCTGGTCACCACCGCCGCGGCGACGTTCGACCAGCCGTGCCGGCAGGCGCTCGTCCCGGCACTGGTGCCGCGCGACGTGCTGCCCGCCGCGATCGCGCTGCTCAACCCCTCGCGCGAGGTCGCCGTCCTCACCGGGCCGGCGATCGGCGGGGTGCTCATCGCCGTCTCCGGGCCGGGGCTGGTCTACCTGCTCGACGGGATCACGTACGCGGCTCTGGTGCTCGTGCTGCTCGCCGTGCGGGTCCCGCCGCTGCGCAAGCCTGCCGACGCTCCCCCACCGTCGATCCGCACGGAGATGGCCGAGGGCGTCCGGTACGTGCGCCGGCGCCCGATCATCTGGTCGCTGTGCGGGCTGGACCTGCTGCTCACCGTCTTCGGCGCGTACCGCGTGCTGCTCCCCGCGTTCGCCGACCGGCTCGACATCGGCCCCACGGGCTACGGGCTGCTGTCCGCCGCGCCGTCGCTGGGCGCGCTGCTCGCGACCTACGGCATCGTCCAACTGGTCTCCCGGTCGCGCCGGCTCGGCCGCGCCCTGCTCGTCGCGACCGTCGCCTACGGGCTGGTGGCCATCGCCTTCGCCCAGGTCACCGCACTCATGGCGGCCATGGCCGTGATCCTCGTTCTCGCGCTGCTGCTGGGGGTCTTCGACGCCACCGCCACCACCATCCGCCACGCCGCCGTGCAGTTGGAGACCCCGGACGAACTGCGCGGCCGCGTGCAGTCGCTCTACCAGATCACCTCGCGCGGCGGGCCCGCGCTCGGCGACGTCGTCGTCGGCGTGGCCGCGGGTGTGCTCGGCCCGGTCGTCGCGCTCTCGGCCGGCGCGACGATCCCGGTGCTGGCCGGGATCGCGCTGTTCACACGACCGAACTGCGTGCGTGACTACACGGGCATCAGCGCGCCCGCGCCGGCGCGCGAGCCGGGCTGA